Proteins encoded in a region of the Streptomyces sp. NBC_01471 genome:
- a CDS encoding APC family permease codes for MAADLRKSLGVVDGVVIAASSTAATSSIGIGMGLIAGAVGLHLPVIMLLAFLPVLGIAAAFARLSRTEPNCGNSYVWVGRSLSPWLGALSGWVNIVGTVVFLAYTTTVTGSVVLQLAGEAGLHSVAGLVLDPGNTLQTTLIGLVILACVTVAAVTGIDVAARIQRYLLAFEYLVLLGFCGYGLFAGTHAFSSDWFNPLTIPSLSGLAQGMVLAVFCYWGFDAAFSVSEEVRDPRDASRGGLIALVTMLALFLLGGTAFQRVLSPAQLADHGAEGLTFFGNRLAHQPLAALPLVALMFSAVASLQSGVIPTVRGMFAMGRDRTLGRVWTRIDPKYGTPALGTLLVGAIASLVAVGSLVIPRVSDLISAAVNAIGIVVALYYGLTALAAAVRFRGLLRGALREALGSVVAPVLSAMVLFALGGYMCWGYATSTDHFALSADNGWFALMVPVLMVVSGVLAAAWAKWVRRSAYFDTGPATDAPYLLAPGPTTVRPHHPTPHQPRSTA; via the coding sequence ATGGCAGCAGACCTGAGGAAGTCCCTCGGTGTGGTGGACGGTGTGGTGATCGCCGCGTCCAGCACCGCCGCCACATCGAGCATCGGCATCGGCATGGGCCTGATCGCCGGAGCGGTCGGGCTCCATCTGCCCGTCATCATGCTGCTGGCCTTCCTGCCGGTCCTGGGCATCGCCGCGGCCTTCGCCCGTCTCAGCCGGACCGAGCCCAACTGCGGCAACAGCTATGTCTGGGTGGGGCGTTCGCTCAGCCCCTGGCTTGGGGCCCTGTCCGGCTGGGTGAACATCGTCGGCACCGTCGTCTTCCTCGCCTACACCACCACCGTCACCGGCTCGGTGGTCCTGCAACTGGCGGGCGAGGCCGGGCTGCACTCGGTCGCCGGGCTGGTCCTGGACCCCGGGAACACCCTGCAGACCACCCTGATCGGGCTGGTGATCCTGGCCTGTGTGACGGTCGCCGCGGTCACCGGCATCGACGTCGCCGCCCGTATCCAGCGCTACCTGCTGGCGTTCGAGTACCTGGTGCTGCTCGGCTTCTGCGGGTACGGGCTCTTCGCGGGCACCCATGCCTTCAGCTCCGACTGGTTCAACCCCCTCACCATCCCCTCCCTCTCGGGGCTCGCCCAGGGGATGGTCCTGGCGGTCTTCTGCTACTGGGGATTCGATGCCGCGTTCAGCGTCTCGGAGGAGGTCCGGGACCCGCGCGACGCTTCCCGGGGCGGGCTGATCGCGCTGGTCACCATGCTGGCCCTGTTCCTGCTCGGCGGGACGGCGTTCCAACGGGTGCTTTCCCCGGCGCAGTTGGCCGATCACGGCGCCGAAGGGCTCACCTTCTTCGGCAACCGGCTCGCCCACCAGCCGCTGGCGGCACTCCCGCTGGTCGCGCTGATGTTCTCGGCGGTGGCCTCACTGCAGTCCGGCGTCATCCCGACCGTGCGCGGCATGTTCGCCATGGGCCGCGACCGCACCCTGGGCCGGGTCTGGACCCGGATCGACCCGAAGTACGGCACACCTGCCCTGGGCACCCTCCTGGTCGGCGCGATCGCCTCGCTGGTCGCCGTGGGGTCGCTGGTCATCCCCAGGGTCAGCGACCTGATCAGCGCGGCGGTCAACGCCATCGGTATCGTCGTCGCCCTGTACTACGGCCTCACCGCTCTCGCGGCGGCCGTCCGCTTCCGCGGCCTGTTGCGCGGCGCACTCCGGGAAGCGCTGGGATCCGTCGTCGCTCCGGTGCTGAGTGCGATGGTGCTGTTCGCGCTGGGCGGCTACATGTGCTGGGGGTACGCCACTTCCACCGACCACTTCGCGCTCAGCGCCGACAACGGCTGGTTCGCGCTGATGGTGCCGGTGCTGATGGTCGTCTCCGGTGTGCTGGCGGCCGCCTGGGCCAAGTGGGTCCGCAGATCCGCGTACTTCGACACCGGCCCGGCGACCGACGCCCCATACCTGCTCGCCCCCGGGCCCACCACCGTCCGGCCCCACCACCCGACCCCGCATCAGCCGAGGAGCACCGCATGA